Proteins encoded within one genomic window of Triticum aestivum cultivar Chinese Spring chromosome 2D, IWGSC CS RefSeq v2.1, whole genome shotgun sequence:
- the LOC123050091 gene encoding polygalacturonase inhibitor-like translates to MKMRAPSLGRCATVALVLLLATIAAAAAAARTKNECHAGDKAALLAIKAGFGNASYFQSWTPDYPCCEWISVFCDLSASPYTLRRVVAVSFLRDASLVGPLPGASVARLTALQQLILIHVPGVNGTIPRDLARLSNLNFVDVSYTGISGPVPSFLSRLTKLTYLRLSFNSLTGPIPASLADVPNLSFLDLAGNRLTGTIPPLLLSRTNDTAYLSLSHNNLTGGVPADFAAVRFSSLDLSHNALAGEALLLFGLNKSLESLDLSRNAFSFNLSAVTLPSQLGMLDISHDDVYGALPPLVAKLQYLNVSYNRLSGRVPIGGNMDRFDRYCFQHNKGLCGTPLPPCK, encoded by the coding sequence ATGAAGATGCGCGCCCCATCACTCGGACGCTGCGCCACCGTGGCACTCGTCCTGCTCCTCGCCACAATAGCGGCTGCGGCCGCGGCAGCACGGACGAAGAACGAATGCCACGCCGGCGACAAGGCCGCGCTGCTGGCCATCAAGGCAGGCTTCGGCAACGCCTCCTACTTCCAGTCATGGACTCCGGACTACCCCTGCTGCGAGTGGATCAGCGTCTTCTGCGACCTCTCCGCCTCCCCCTACACCTTACGCCGCGTGGTGGCCGTCTCCTTCCTCCGCGACGCCAgcctcgtcgggcccttgcccggcGCCTCCGTCGCCCGCCTCACCGCGCTGCAGCAGCTCATCCTCATCCACGTGCCGGGCGTGAACGGCACTATCCCGCGCGACCTCGCCCGGCTTTCCAACCTCAACTTCGTCGACGTCTCCTACACGGGCATCTCCGGCCCCGTGCCCTCGTTCCTGTCGAGGCTCACCAAGCTCACCTACCTCAGGCTCTCCTTCAACTCGCTCACGGGCCCCATCCCGGCGTCGCTCGCCGAcgtccccaacctctccttcctcgACCTCGCCGGCAACCGCCTCACGGGAACCATACCGCCTCTCCTCCTCAGCAGGACCAACGACACGGCCTACCTCAGCCTCTCCCATAACAACCTCACCGGCGGCGTCCCCGCCGACTTCGCCGCCGTGAGGTTCTCGAGCCTCGACTTGTCGCACAACGCCCTCGCCGGCGAGGCCTTGCTCCTGTTCGGCCTGAACAAGTCGCTGGAGAGCCTGGACCTGTCGCGCAATGCCTTCAGCTTCAACCTCTCTGCCGTGACGCTGCCATCGCAGCTCGGCATGTTGGACATCAGCCACGACGACGTCTACGGTGCGCTCCCCCCGTTGGTGGCCAAACTGCAGTATTTGAACGTCAGCTACAACCGCCTCAGCGGCAGAGTGCCCATCGGCGGCAACATGGATCGGTTTGATCGGTACTGCTTCCAGCACAACAAGGGACTCTGTGGGACTCCACTTCCACCCTGCAAGTGA